Below is a window of Humulus lupulus chromosome 9, drHumLupu1.1, whole genome shotgun sequence DNA.
cattaGCTAACAAACAAACAAtgattaggtttttttttttattctaattaaaaacaaataaataaaatttaaattctataTTTAGTTTAGTAGATGCTTTCTAATATTATTCTATTTTAACCAACAAACACGCCATGCATATCCGTTATGTCAGCCTTACATGACAGACACTCATCatttacgttttttttttttgataaggtaaaattttttttgttgttgtaaatGAGAAATTTTAGTTCAACCATTTGAAaagttataaataaattatttttgactAAATAATTCACTCacgtaaattagaaaggttaagtACGTGTTATTATACATAATTTGGTATGTACGTTTAAATTACGTTAGAGAATAGTATTTAATTGTATTGGAGTCACTTCACTGGGATTGGACTCTTCTCAGTATAAATTTaatcataaataaatatataatatgtaacaaaataaaataaaataaaattgggaAGACAAATCTAAATGGTACAAAGTCTTTTTTTCGTAATTTTCTTTGGTCAATTTTGTCGGCACTACGTTGAACTATTTGTCTATCAGCTTGATGGaacttttataaaatatttatataagtaAGTCccttaaaattaacaaaaaaaaatatatttatataagtaagtcccttaaaattaacaaaaaaaaaaaatatttctgtaatatttttgtttgaatcattcattttattgaaaggAGACATAAAGTCTTTAAAAGAATATAACATGTGACTGATCGTTAATTTTAGGTGGTATTACctaaatattaattaaagaaaTTATGATATCAcgatattatgtatgttgatcgAATACTGATTAGAGTTAGATAACCGTAAAagctttaattttctttttttcaGTCTGTTTTGGCCTTCTCATATTAGTTCTATGGTCTTCATAATAGAAAGTAATGTTGAAATCATGTGTATTAATTCGTATATGCATTACAAAACTTAATTATCTATATTTCCAGGTAGTATTGATGGATGCACATTTTCCTACCCGGTTCCTAACGAGGTGGAGAATTTCTATCTAAATGAGAATGAGATATGAACGAGGataattttcaatttttgaatgttAAATGAGACGGGGGCAAGGATATCACTCTCTGTCCTGATGGAGCTCAGtttaaatttttatgtatttttatagtattttatatatatttatttatgtgttattgtagtaacattttttaatattttaaattttatttaggataatatttaatattttaaataataaaaattgttcaatattttaatttatatataatttataatttttttttttaaataaatagattCTCCGTGGGAATTCTCCGTTCTAATAGGAGATTTCTCACCCTGCCCTCGACAAAAAATAAGTGGGAATGGGACGGGGATGgggattaaaaatataaatagggACAGATACAGGAACCGAAAAGCACTCCATGTCAATTCCCCACCCCATTAGCATCACTAATAGTGTCATTATTGTCTCAAGATTATTGGTATTGataaaatgtattaaaaaatatatattatattgatACAAAGAAGAGTAATATCAGAGACACATTTAATTTGTACATACTTAATTTACACACAATAATGTGTGTCATTTTAGCAATAAATGTTTTTAAGTTTAATTGTATTGTTAAGATTAAATACGTGTATAAATAGTGTGTATAACTTGAAtaaattatgatttatttttattcttgAAATTTCTAATAATGATCTCAAATTTATACTATGTGATGAAATTGAGTAATGTGATGCTTTCGATGTTTCTCAGCGATAGCAGTGGTGCGGTGGGAGTGGGACCATAGGGGTCAGACTGTCAGCTGGTGTCTCGAAAGCAACACGTGTCGATCAACGAGTACTGGTATGAGGCCACGTAAGCCAACATTGCTTTTGCTTGTTGTTGGTTTACTTAATTCGTGTTCGGTGGGGATCCTCTCTCATACATCACGCGTTTTTTAGCATAGTGAAATTACAAAATCACCCTTATAACTACCAACCATGATTCGTACAAGGAAGACTGTTTTAGTCATTTACAATCGTTTTATTACTCTTTTTCAGGCCCAACTGGGAGATGAGATGAGTTCTACTACTCCTGCTCCTACTATTCAGGTCTTAACTGTTACActctatattaatattatattaggTTTAGGTACATGCATGGATCCAAATAAAgccaaaaatatatattatggaataataataataatgaaaattcaGTGCATTGTATAATTTCTTCACGAATGTTATGTATACTAGAATTGTTATGGGTTGTATATGTTGAACTTAACATGTCTTTTTCTATTTCATCGAACAACGTTATATGTGGAGATATTGGATAAGAAAAATGGTACAATGTGTCCctacaatataatataatatacatatacatatattctgGTAAAAATACTATCTTTTTATACCTTTTCGACACTAGTTAAGAagcaatttcctttttattttgtgaaattggtattttaaaataattattttcgtCAATATTACTATttttacatatattgattatgaTTTATCACGTCCATTCTTTGATATTGAGCTCGTACGTACTGTAATTGAAATAACTAGAATATGTATATGCACATTATGTAAAAATGAATCTTTAGGATTAAAAGACACTGAGTAAAATTATTGAGGTCTTTGTTTTCAATTGAGAAGAATATAGTATTTATTAATCCCACCAAATTTTTATCTttgtaatataatatatatgtcaCCTACGTAAAAATATTGTACTAATTATACAAATTAGGTGGAGATTAAAGATAAAGTTTTTATATACATATTGACTTAAAATATTAATAAGCTGGCAAACATTCAGTTTGTCTTTTTGGAACCTAAATTAATTGAGACACGCCATTAACAGACTAACATGTATTATAAAAAcgtatatacatatacatatatacatacatcatTAATTATTACATTTTATTACACGTGGTTTATGTCAAAGTCGTATATATACATAGAGAAATTGTGAGGTAAAGGTAAGTTATATGATAAGGCATTGGTAAGACATAGCTTTTTAGGCATATAAATTAATTTTCacctcattttttttttaaacggtGTTTATTGTAGTCATAGCAGATTTTTtgcaaaatttcaaaaaatttaaataatttacggTACCGAATACAAAATTTATATAGTCTGTTTCCTAcgtatataaaaagaaaaatacatgtgcaacaaactatttaaaccttgattttgACACCATAATTATCCAAAAAAATTCGAAATTTTGCAAAAAAACCTACTATGATTATAATGAGCACCATCATAAAAAAGTtatgattaaaattaatttacgTACCTAAATAAGAACCTTACCTTACTGGTGCCCTTTTCAAAAATTactctctatatatatacatttgaAAGATAaggttttttcttcttctttcttttggccGGTTTGTTTATTATTCTTTATTAAAGGTTTGCAGTTGCACTCATTTTCTTGTGGTTaaaggaagctgaaggagaatTGGCACTTCCCTTGGTGGAAATCAATAGGGTTTTTTTTAGTGGTTTAGAAAGGAAAAGATATATATAATAGTGCCAATAATGTAAGCCGGACCATCATGACTTGTCAAGTTATAGCTTAATAGAAAACGATGTACTTAGCCTTGAAAGAGGACTCATCAGCCAATCCAAGGCTCTCCTTATTATAACTTTTAAATTTGATACTACCAATTGGGTGGTCTATATCAACTTTTTTTTGTAAGAAACCAAAAAATTCTACATTAATCAAGTTATTTGGACCCACTCCTAATAAGTTCCAAGTTAAATGGATCTCCTATATACTATTACATACAATCAATCTTTTGCATATAAAGATATTGTCCCTAAAATCAATATCACTTTCCTTGTAATATCCGAATTATTTGATTTCTTAAACCAATAATACAAGACCACCATACATATACAAATACATcaacacataaataaataaagactCCAATGATCTGGACTAATATTGTAGGTGGAATACATTGAAGACATTCACTTGGTGTATTTAGCCATTTACCatcctaaaaaaattaattaattttattagtattttttttttttttttacttatgcaCTCCTAAATTTTTTGACATAAATACTCACTCTTAAATTTTGTTTTCATGCCTGTCCTCGCTAAAGTTAGATCTTATAGGTTAATAAttcttgcaatttttttttagaataaataaTTCTTGCAATTAGATTATATACAAGTGAACAAAATCACATTTAAGTGTGATATATTTATTTGTTAAACATATACTTATATGGTGAGGATTGAGGAGaatgttattgtaggaaaacaaATCAGAATGTTTTTGTATATATTATCAGGACAATTCTCCTATATTATTATACTCATAATTTTCAACTTTTCGTGATGTTAGTTAGTAGAAAAAATTTAGGTGTCTATATCATCAATAGAAGCTAGCCTAGACCTAGAGCCATGTGGACCAAATTATGGAAGTGATGGGATGGGATGCCACGCTAATGGAGTGAAAAGAGCCACCTGTTAACTGTAAACGAATCGTTTTAGATATTTAATTTTGTACACGAAAATGACTACTTTCTTAATGCTAGCCACCCATTGCTTATCATTTTTGAGTTCTCAAACTTGGTAGGTCACCCCCACCCCTATAGATTAGGAAGCTTCAACTAACTTCTAAGACtaaaaaaaactaacttttaatacACTCTTCTATGTATTAGATTCATATAAAATGAAGCGTTTATTAAATTGTCTCTAGAAATCAAAATGTTTCAATGAAAAAAAgaatatgaacaaaaaaaaaaagtgagaatTATAATTTGTATTATATTATTCACTTAAATTGACTAGAAAATGAAACAAAATTATTTCATGTTATTTATCTAACTAGTATGCATTATCATAATGTTTTAAATTGACTAAATTTAGTAAAAAGAGCAATATTAAATAATAGTTTCATGAGATAGATTttgaaaaaagaaaattaaaaattttaaaaatcattgagagtaaattaatagtagaaatgaATGAGATAAAATATTAAAGAattagaattattattttattatgttatttgCTAAATTGACCATTTAAACATTTAATCGAAATTTGGttgaactatttttttttatagaaaatgtatattttaaaaaaaaaatattttgtgagagtaaatttatcttttaatttgtaataataatgaaataaattaaattaaataaaaattaattatccaTAATGCGATTACCTAAAAAAAAATGGGAGGGGAATATTTTCTCCAAAATTCATATGAACCTATACTATGAATAATAATGATTACCATTCAGATAATTTTCATCCACTTTTTAAGTAAACATGCCATAATTGTCTGACTTTTTAATTTGGCATTGGCACCTCCCTTTACTCAGCTAACAAGTCTAAAAAACACTAATGTACAACTAATTTTCACTGGGTTTGAGGAGTACTGTATTGAATGAAAGCTGGGAAGGTTCTGGAATTACGAGGGGTGAGTCATAATAGTTcatcaaacaaaacaaaagaaaaatgtgagtcATGCAATGTAACTACTTTTCTTGGTGATTACGTATATTGAATGACTTGTATTCATAAaccctttttatctttttttttttgtttgttagtTATATTAGAATCATCAACGGACACGTATAGCAaagttaaataattatatatgccAAATTTGTGAGCTATGACATATCAAGTAACCAAACTATTGGGAAGTCACAACTGAAAATGTACCATATCAATAATGTAAGCAAGCAATAATGAGTAACATCATTATTCTTTCTACTAGTTTTCACAAATATTGTTCTTTAAACCAAAAAGATAAGGTAGAAAGAGATACCTGTTTGTACCAACTGGTCCATTTCTATTCGACCTATTTGGCACCAAAGCATCAAAATTTTGATGATTAATGACAATAATTTGATTTCATGAAGATATTTGTATTTGGAGTCAATTAAAAGAGGAGAGGCGAGGAGACTAAAAACTATGCCATTGAAATTTCATCAAGAGTGAATATTATACAAGCACACAATCAAATATTTTGTAGGAAAAGCACAATCATGCTATGAGGCAATTTTAAGTTTTAACTATATGATACAAACAAATGTGGGAATGTGGGAAAACATATGTAATCTTTTACATTTGCACTTCCAATATTTATAACTCCTTTTTCATTAGGGACATAACTAAGAATTAAGAGTCGGAATGTAAAGCTTCTTCAGCTCTCTGAGGCGATTTGCAGGCATGAAGAGCGGTGCAGATATCGTTTTGTTCCAGGTACTTCTCTGCATTAATAAGGAACAGAGGTCCATACTCGAAAACTATCCTCTTGCACTGCCAAAGAATAAAGTCATAGCTTATTGGAAAGATAAATTGGGTAATGTTATTGCATGAAATGGGAACTCTGACCAAGATATCAAAATCTTGAAAGATTGTACGCcttgcaaaaaacaaaaaaagagtaAACATTTGATTTCCTAAAGGCTATCACTGGATTTTTCTAATATACAAACAAAGTAGCTTTCTAGTTTCATGAAGGAGAAATATAGACATTGCAGGATAtcaaatttgaagaaatcaaaggGTGATAATACTTGCATATGATTTCTACATGTTTGAAACAATTTGCCTCATGTTCTCTCCATTAATTATCAAGAACCATAAAGTTCGTTTCTATCATATAAAACAAAACCTATTCATGAAGTTGTTCTTACCTTTCTCTCATAGTCTTTTATGGAGCTACATGCCTTCAAAAGCACCTCGATAATATCCAGCTGACAAAAAAGAAAGTGAAAAAGATAAACCATAGATCACTGGGCCGTAAGATTAGCAGAATACACCAAGCACGCTAAAATATTTCTTCTATTTAATTACAAATACTAACAATAAAATTGGGTACCAAATAACACCTATATGTCAAATCCCATCTATATCAACTTTTCTCTCTAGAGAAACTTGTTATATTTTCATTCTTCATCTCCATGTATTACAATAGTATACATCCAACTATTCATCATCACATAACATTTCAACACTATTCACAGTCAGCAGTATTGTGCCTTTAGGAAACAAAAGATACATAGCAAAAGTTTCAACATAATTTCTCTTGCGATAATTTAAAGGCTACATCTTCAACCTTTGAGCTAAGTAGGACACCTAAGCATCCATTTCAACAGTATTTCagtgtttttaattttattttcatctCAGGAATATCATCAAAGTTTTTATTCAGTGTCAATTATTGTCAGTTTGAGCTTTGAACTGTGTAGCCATGAGTGATAAATAATAACAAAACTTATAATGCAAGTGTGATCATGGGTCATATGATAAGTAACTCATTGCACACTTGCAGTAACCTTAACGAGCCTTGTTAGACCTGTACAAACAAACCACTATGTCTATGGTAAGAAAGAAGCTGGCGTTGATGCTAGCACTTTCTTCTGTTCATTTTTTCTTTCTGAATTGTGTCTAAACATGTGGCAGAAAATCAAAACTAACAGCTCACTAGcctatcattaatcatgcaataaTTTAAAGAATAAAGTTTAAAGAAATTACTAGTTGCATCTCCCGTTGTAAATAATATGCTGAAATTGTATCTATTAATCATTTGTGTGCAATGAAAATACAAACCAATGATCCATTTCTTATTGGCCAATAATACAAACCTGGGTATCGGGGTCTTTCAACTTAGCTAGTACTTCTGAAACAGCATGGTGGCATAATCCACAGCTATCTTCACGAAGTTGTGAAGAGATTGCGACAATTTGTTGACATAGGTTGACCTTTCGGCAGAATTCTACAGGTTGTATCGAGGAAATCTCCAGAAAGAAAAGAGGAGCATAATAGTTCACCAAAGCAATACACTGTAGAAAaggaaataagaaattagaaATTTAAGTGGTATAACATGCTTACACAAACTTGCCAATACTTGTATCCATAAATGTGAACCTACGTTTGAAAACTAAATTTTCATGGAGCTTCACTCCCACAATATCTTAGCCCATAgctatttaaataatttataaaagaagGTCACCAATTAAACGTTATCAAGCTCATTGAATATTAACTTGCAACACAAATAGATGATCATCAAAGCTTCTTAACCATCAACTAAACAAAGAATTTTTATGGCGGACTTCTTGTTACAATCATTCTATCATCaagaaattattttatattaagcaGTTTCTGAAAAACTATCAAGTCAGGTATAAAGGTCTGTGCCTTTGGCTTAAAGGCGTGCATTTTCGAGCAGGATTGATGTAGAACTTCAAGGATCTCAATCTGGGTCTTATTTTGTTCAAGGTAATCAAGAGCCTGGGTAGCATACTCCTCACACAATGTGCAGACATTATCGTCCTTGCCAACACTATTTGAAGCCTGCATTTCTGAAACAAGAAGGTATAATCTGTAAGTGAGTAGTAATTTCATAGCAACATAAACCAATTTGCTTCCTTCATGGATCCTTAAAATTTCAAATTACAACTAGAAACCAGATGTGTATATAATTATCACCACGCTATTAGAGAAAGTAAAGGAGCCCTTTAGCAGGTTCGCCATATTCTAAAGGATCCATAAGAGAATAAATTTGTACATCCAAAATCACAAAGCAAAATGTTAGATAACATAAAaggatgagaagaaaaaaaaaactatgtatttatttatttgataccCCTAGAATCTTAAAACCCACACTACAAACATGAATTTGAAATTGGGTGTTCTCACTGAACTTTACAAATTTTTAGGAGTTAGAAGCTCATGCATAATTTTAAGAATTAACCGTGAGGAATTGACATATGGGAGGAAATCACGAGTCAGACCACTTAGACCTACGCCTACCCTTGGTATATTAACAGAAAAGCTACATAGAATCATGAGCAGTTCTCTTTCACATATATATCATTCATACAAATCTGGTTGCATCAAAATTTACCTAGAAACCTcactagatatatatatatatatacacatatacatacatacatttattatataaataagaAATGATACAAAATATAATGAGTCATTATATGTCAAAGAAACTAATTGTAGGACTTGAGTACTGAAACCCCTAAGGTCTGAAGACATGGGTGCATTTTCCTATGTGTTGTGTCTGATAGGACTTATGAGCATAGTACTGAAGGCAATACAGTGTCAACATACTAAATTCGTAGCGCAATTATTGATAACCGaccaaataaaattacacacGAGGAGCTATCATGAAAATCAATAACAGAACATGTGCAAATAAGAATTGGGCATGTGAATAAATCCAGTGGAGCAAGGTTATCAAAAAAGGATGACAACCAGTTATATACCTGTTAAATCTGGTTTCAACAATTGTCTAGCATCGCAACCCCAGTTCGCACCTAGCAGAAAGACAACTAAGAGCCCAACTCTCATATCCATTGTGCCTGATGTCACAACCATTGGAAAACAATTCAAAACACATAATAAACTATAGGTGTAATAAAAATGACAGATTGACACTGATAAAAATGAAATTACAAACCACAAAGAAATTCAAAAACAGTAACCACACCAATTTATAATTCTGCTTTCATTCTAATTTGAAAGATTCTACCCACAAACACACATAAATGTTTTAATAAGAACCATATATAATTTATCGGTGAATTCTTCTTTATCCTTGTGTCAATTTGcatcaataaaattaaatattgctCCTGAAAACTATTTTAAGCAACTTTCTAACATAATTTTTAATTGCAAAGCCGATTGCTTGGAATAAGAGTAATTCAATACAAAGTACTAATTAAAAATCAAGAGtcgtaattaaaaaaataaaataataataaccaaaaataaaatattcCCAGACATGTTCATTATAATTAAATTCAAACACAAATAAATCATTCATCTTAATTAGAAAGAAACCTCAACAAATATAACCCTAAGAATTATACAAAAatcaacataaaacaataaaagcTTCAATAAAGATAAAAAAACCTAGCTCAATCGGCGTTTGTCGACTCGGAAAATCGAAACTTAGATGATGAATATTGATTtcgtaaaaaaaaaacaattatcaCGATTCGTGTAAGGATAATCGGATTAAAGATGATATTTTGGGTTGTTGATCGTACCTGACGAAAATATCGGCGAAATATCTGATTAAGCGGTGATGACTACACTGGTTGTTGTGAATTTGGGATAGCagcaattttatttttctttctatttAAGAAGTCGCCGTTATGGGTTTTGATTCTGTGCGGTGAAGTATACTGAAACTTTACTAGTTGATTTGGGAAGAAACACCTGTGATTGGATGGCGATTAATTATTGGTAGAGAGTAATGACGTGTGATGATATAATTAGGTGGAAGGTTTGGGTGGTGTGAGGGTTCAGGGTAGAGGGTTGGAATATCTAGTTGACTGTTTAGAGAAAGGCGGAAGGAGAAGCAATCGGAATTTGAATATGACGTGCTTGATTCTATCTCTTGTTTTACTTTTTCGACAAGTAAGTAAGAGTACTTGGAGTATAAATTTATTTAAGTGATTATAAACCTTACTATTGTCTAAGTATTACGAGTGTTtaatttgtattttgataaattattttttagattttatattttataaaacaatttaaatattttttaaatttgattttgattaaaaaaatttaaattaaaattataaataattcactAAAGTaataatttagaataaaaatttaaTCATTCTGACTAATTGTTATACTgttatgtttaatttttcatttatcaAAATTAAGTTTAAGGGTTACATaatctaaaaagtaatttattaaAACATAATGTGTAAATGGATAATAATAACATAAACCCttcatttaaatatatttttattattgggaaaattaaaaaattgttgAGCTATTAGGTTTGACCAAATTGGTTGGATGCTATGTGCACTacatgttagagaatatatattatttaatgaaaatgattagagaatatatattattgggaTATTTGCAGTGAAAGTACTTAATTTATTATGTTTGTAGCactttgtttacccaaaaaagattcgtCTAATGGCGTGGCAAAATTAATATGCACATGACTATTCAAGTGGGTACATTTGGTTCGACCATTGACTAGAAGAAGATTCACTCAGCAGAAAGCATATTTCATGGGCGAACAGGCTGGTCACAGTATTTCAGACATCTTTTATAGATTTGTAATCtcacatttatgtaataattgtaattttcattattattcagatacgcttgtattaaatgaAAATCAAGGCCCACCGACCCATAAGCaaatccttgagcctataaataagactcaaataGCTCAAGAGATGGAACTTTTGGATCTTTAGAGAGAGAATTATAGTATTTTTATCCACCAaatttgtattcatctccaagcttgtgaaactcgtgaaccctagttcagtGATTGCAGGTTTTGtagttctacattaataagaacactaagtggacgtaggtcattaccatttctggggccgaaccactataaatctttgtgtcatttatctttttggtttgatttcatctcatttctgtcgttttacttgactccgtgtcgttgaccaactcgagggtcaacattttggtgctttcattgagagctgaactcaggACTTCTAAGAAGATCAAATGGAGAAAACAACTAGGAAAGTTGTCCAGCCCTCTAGGAATGCGtcaacccagcctcctccacaaaatgtggctgaggatgagccgtaagtagaattggaagaggaggagatggattctgaaACTTTGAGAACGACTCTGATTGTGTTACAAGAagaattagccaatctgagggctaatcaagaaatGTGCCTGGAATAATGATGttgcagcagagggagattgataGGCAGCGCCcagagttgaatgagcggcaggctaaCATGGACCGCCGGCAGAGGGATACCACCGCCgccctggaggcagccattcatTTGGCCCGAGGACAGCCTGCACCTACCtcccaaccggatcagccacctagTACGCACCCACAACAAGGTCCACAATCAGACcatccccaacatcaccacaATCCGCCACAACCAGCGAACCCTCAAAGGCCAGAACAACCCCCTGCTACTCAACAGAAGAGGTCGTTCTAGGATCCTGAGCAGTAGCCACCCTCTTGTGCTGGTCAAGATAATCTCCAGCAGCAAAGGcaagaatagggccgggcagcgtcctagaagccctagacgccagatgGTTAAGGAGCAAAACTCTCCGAGCAGAGGACATCGTCCTTCTACGAGTAGAAGGCAGGTGGAATTAGGCTCTACGGCcaggggtcccccacgacataataatgcccaggGACCTACTGACCAACGCAGACCTCCATCCACCGATCGGGACATTCTAGCagggagagagggaaatagtGTGAACAACAGATCGCACCGTCAtcggtcacaatttagagatggccatgattataacgaGGCGGATTCTGGCAGAAGGAATGCTGGTAGGCGGCAAGAAGAGAGGGTCAAAGAGCATAACCTTTTGCCAAGGGAGAATCGGCCAATGAGGCAAAATGCTAGGGGGCAACCTAAACAGCCAAACatctttgatcgactgggcgcaagcgagcaaaggcgtagggagGAAGACCTGAGGGACGTCCTCAATGATAGAAGGGAAAGACACAATGAGTATTTCCCCCCAGCGCCGGTCGCTCCAATGGTGCCAGATGCTGTACAGGGCCAGCTTGATGCTTTAAATCAGGTCGTCCAGCAACTAGTTGGGAACCAGACATCTCATATTGAATTTTATCGGAGGAAGGGCACTCTATTTATACAAATAATCGCAATGGCAgagactccaagaaaattcaaGATGCTGGTCTTacccaacttcactggattagaagatcctgtatctcacgtgaataaattcgagatacagatggatatccaaaaggtgtcagacgatgctTGGTGCAGAatttttcctgccactttatTCGAGACTACCCaagagtggtttttcaagttccctctggctagtatagtttcttgggaaatgttcgtaaaggagttttatggacaattctatgctggtcgagtacatccgactaAGGCCAATCAGCTGGTTGAGATACACCATAAAGAAGGAGAAACCCTAAAGGGGTATGTCCAACGATTTATGCAGGCAGCTGCTGGGGCCAAGACGGTCggagatgaaggaaagatgatggctcttacGGCTGGGGTACGACGCCACTCATCTCTTTGGAACAGCTTGTGAAAGAATGGAGCCAAGAGTACTCAggaatttctggatcgagcagacaGGTACATCAATCTTgaggaggccattgccaatgaagggaagtctcCCACAGACGACCAGGGCCCAAAAGAAtctcccgccaaagccgccaatgagtCT
It encodes the following:
- the LOC133800739 gene encoding uncharacterized protein LOC133800739, with product MDMRVGLLVVFLLGANWGCDARQLLKPDLTEMQASNSVGKDDNVCTLCEEYATQALDYLEQNKTQIEILEVLHQSCSKMHAFKPKCIALVNYYAPLFFLEISSIQPVEFCRKVNLCQQIVAISSQLREDSCGLCHHAVSEVLAKLKDPDTQLDIIEVLLKACSSIKDYERKCKRIVFEYGPLFLINAEKYLEQNDICTALHACKSPQRAEEALHSDS